ATTGGGAAAAATAAGTTTTACAGACTTTAAAGTACTACTCTTATCCTGGGCAGTTCTTTCTACTACCTCTGATCGTATTTCGAACGGTCGTATTTCATTTAATAAACTCACATATTCTTGCCAAGGAGTTAAGCTTTTGAAATAGTTTGAAGTCTCATCCTGATGGTTCAAAGAGCTCAAATTATTGATCATTACATTGAATTTAACTTCTGTTGGCGAGATATGAAAACCTAATTCTATTTCAGAATTTCCATTTGATTTGGAAATGTTTTCCTCTAATAAGTTTTCGATTAGGCTTTGGACTATAATAGCAGGGATTCTTGCCTGAGGATGATTCTTTATGTTTCCAGATGAAATTTTGTAGATGAGCTTGTTTTCATATCGCAATTTTTGGAGCTGTAGATACCAATCTAGCATTTGTAGCTCTTCCTTTACTAATACAGATTCTTTGTCTATCTGACCCATGAAATAGCGGAGAAGCTTCCCAAATACACTCAGGAACCGTAAGGACTTTATCTTGTCCTCCAATATAATATAGTGTTGAATCGCATTCAGAGAATTGAATACAAAATGGGGGCTAAGCTGCGCGGAAAGCACTTCCATTTGTAGTTTGGTGGCTTTTTGTTTGATTTTCCATCGTTCCAATTCAGACTCTTTGATAGTTTCCAGTGCTCTAATATGTGCTATTCTCCCAGCGTAAATGGAAGCCACCGCAAGGAGTATTTTCAGGTGTTGATTGGTGAAAAAATCAGGCTGGGAGTTTTCACTGTCAATTACCCCAATCACCTTTCCCATGAGTAAGATAGGGACGGCAATTTCAGAAAGTCTGCAAACATCGTCTTTGATGTAGTTGGGTTCGAGTCGGGTATCAGCTATTAGTCTTGGAATCCCTGTAGATGCTACCTGTCCAGTAATACCTTCTCCTATTTTTATTCTTAGGGGATTCAGTATTTTTTTACCTTCTGGATTTTTGGGGCCAATAGCAGCTTTCTGCTCTAGGTATTCACCGGTACGATCTAACAAATAGACCACAGCATCTTCAAAATCTAGGATGGAAATACAATTTTTTACCATATCCCAAAGAATTTCTTCCTCAGTCTCCAACTCGGTTATTGAATCGGAAAAGTGAAGTAGAATCTCTTCGATTTCAGCAGGACTGATAGGTGTTTTGCGATTTTTCACTAAGTAATCAATTTAAACTTCTGGTAAGAATTTTACCGGGGCTAAGAATTGAAATCTACTTATTCCACTTGTCAAAAAGTAAGACTATTAATGAATGGTGCTTTTCGATTGATGAAATTAGGTTTTCAATTGATAGCCTGATTTTTGGCTTAAAATCCCTTTAAATCAGTGTTTTATCAGATTTTTTCGGCTATCAATCAGAATCGTGTATTCATCAATCCGAATAGCTAATTCATCGATTTGGCAAAAATTATTGGTTGGCCTGCAGCTAAGTTTGAAGTGTTCGAAGAGAAAAGCTCTTCAGTAAAAGCAACCAATTAAATTTTATAAAATCATGAAAAAGTATCTTTTTATTATCGGAGTGGGAGCCATGTTAATCAGCACATCATGTGATCCACAGAATGAAGAATCTTTATTTTCTGACGTAGATCAGGCAGTACTAGAAAGTAAGGAAGGTGACCCAAATGCCAGGTTAGGAAGAAACGATGGGTTTGCTCAGCAGAAGCTTGCCATTAATTATGAAGTTGCCGAGAAGGCCTATTATGCGGTGATGAGAGAATTACCGCCGAATAAAGTTAAAGCCATCATGGCATCAAGTGATGACCAAGCCTATGTACTGAAAAATGTGATCATATCCTCAATGAAAATTTTTGACGAAACGGTGATGGATAATGGACATAAGATAAGTGACTTAGCCAAAAGGAACCATGCTGCCTTGGCGGGAGACGAGCACGAAATAGAGTATGACCTGACTGCTGGTGCCTTGAGAGCTGCTTCTGGATACCTTAAAATTGGAGATATCAAAGGAGAATCCACAGATCATACTTACCCAGTGGCTGAAATTTTTGAATGGATAGGCAATGGCAAAGCTGGAAGAAAAGGTAACCCTTGGAATGATAGCATACCACCTGTAAAAGCACCGGAAGCAGCTGGCCTTGGTGAGTTTATTTTGGGTCTTAGTCCGAGAAATAGTGATCCTCAAAGTCTAAATGAAGGTCTAAACCAACTTGAAATTGATTCTGGAATGGATCCTGTGTTAGCTGCCCTTTTACTTCCTGCTATTCAAAAAGTACGCGAAGCAGCGAAGCCAAATCCTAAGTCAAGAGGAAAAGCAGATATTCTAATTGAAAGTTTATCGAATTATGGGCTAGATCCTGAGGCTGACTTAAGTGCCATGTATCAAATAGGCGGAATGGGAGCTATAGGCTTACTTGCAAGTGAGGATTACGACTCTGAAGGAGATGTGGATTGGGCTGCTATCCAGTTAAATAGAAAGAAATTTGAGTTTGAAATGTATCTACTGTGGGAAAAATTCTGGGACAAACATCACACCGATCCAACTACAGGTAGGTAATTATTAAACACCTAATTAATTCAAAAAGCTCTGATTATTCAGGGCTTTTTGAGTTCAAACCTAATTATATCTGAAGGGCATTTTTGAGAAATCTGATCAATAGCTTGCTCGGTCAGTTGCAATATCCTTGGGTATCCTCCAGTGACCTGAGCATCTTTCATCAGAACGATCATTTTTCCTCCTGAAGTCAATTGCACCGTGCCAGGATACACGGGGGCTGTGAGCATTTCTGGGAGGGAATGTGGCTGCAATTCGGTGAGTTGAATTGCCATTCTGTTTTTATGACTGGAAATGCTGAAACTGTTTGATTGAATATTTCCCTGTGTTTCTAGGTCTAGCAAGTCCCACTCTGGACCGGGATATACTTCAAGACTCATACGCTGAGCCCAGCGAAAATCCCATCTGGGTTTTGCTGCGGTATATTTTGGGCTTGCAGTGTGGGTGAAAAAAGGAATTTGATCTCCTTTTTTTGCGTAAGCATTAGGAGTGATTCCTTCCATCCAACTTCTGGAATTCAATACTGGCTCAGTTTGAAAACCATTTTTAATCGCTAGATAAAGCACTGATCCTTGGTGAAATGCGCCGATTTCCAATTGATCGTATGCTTGTATTTCAATAAGTCCGTAGCTTGAAATTGAATTTCCATTGAGTTTGACTTCCGCTTTTGCTCCGGCAAGACAAATAAGGGTAGGCGTGTCAAATTGGATTTTCAGACCGGGCTGACATATCTCTAGCGCAGCATCACCTGTTTGGTTTTGCAGGAGGTGATTTGCCCAGCCGTAGGATCGCTGATCCAACGCTCCGGAAATTGGAACCCCATAATAAGCAACACCTGTTCTCCCGCTATCTTGAACGGAAGTTCCTGGCCCCGTTTTGAGGATTTTCAAATAGCCAATATCCCGTATCATCTGAAGTTGGGTTGTTTTGGATGCCTTTTCAAGCGCTCAAAGTCCTGAAAACTGATAGGAGTAAATTCTATCCGCTCACCAACTTCCGCAAAAATTGGAATTTTAAACTTTGGATTGAAAAGCTCAATAGGAGTTTGCCCAATCAAATGCCAACCACCTGGACTTTCACATGGATAAATTCCAGTTTGTGAGCCGCCGATAGCCACCGCACCTTTTGGCACTTTCAGGTCTGGAGTTTTCTTTCTAGGGGTAAATAGAAGCTCCGACAGCCCATGGAGGTACATGAATCCGGGTAGAAAGCCAAAAAAGTGGATTCTATAAATCGCAGTGGAATGAATATGGATCAATTCGTCCGGAGAGATGTTTTTTGATGCTGCCAAAGCATGTAGATCTCTACCGGTCTCTAGGGAATAGCAAACCGGGATTTTCCAGGTTTTTTCGGGCAAATCCGGTACCTTTTCTACAGGTGGCAGGCTTGAAATAAACTGCACAATGCTTGGCGAAGCGGCTGGTCGATCCAACATGATGCATAGGGAATCAAATCCCTGTCT
This genomic window from Algoriphagus sp. TR-M9 contains:
- the pxpB gene encoding 5-oxoprolinase subunit PxpB; the protein is MKPKIREISPRLLEAKWDLPINDTLLQQQLALKKQLQEHFLQEKVEIRQGFDSLCIMLDRPAASPSIVQFISSLPPVEKVPDLPEKTWKIPVCYSLETGRDLHALAASKNISPDELIHIHSTAIYRIHFFGFLPGFMYLHGLSELLFTPRKKTPDLKVPKGAVAIGGSQTGIYPCESPGGWHLIGQTPIELFNPKFKIPIFAEVGERIEFTPISFQDFERLKRHPKQPNFR
- a CDS encoding 5-oxoprolinase subunit C family protein, producing MIRDIGYLKILKTGPGTSVQDSGRTGVAYYGVPISGALDQRSYGWANHLLQNQTGDAALEICQPGLKIQFDTPTLICLAGAKAEVKLNGNSISSYGLIEIQAYDQLEIGAFHQGSVLYLAIKNGFQTEPVLNSRSWMEGITPNAYAKKGDQIPFFTHTASPKYTAAKPRWDFRWAQRMSLEVYPGPEWDLLDLETQGNIQSNSFSISSHKNRMAIQLTELQPHSLPEMLTAPVYPGTVQLTSGGKMIVLMKDAQVTGGYPRILQLTEQAIDQISQKCPSDIIRFELKKP
- a CDS encoding histidine kinase, translating into MKNRKTPISPAEIEEILLHFSDSITELETEEEILWDMVKNCISILDFEDAVVYLLDRTGEYLEQKAAIGPKNPEGKKILNPLRIKIGEGITGQVASTGIPRLIADTRLEPNYIKDDVCRLSEIAVPILLMGKVIGVIDSENSQPDFFTNQHLKILLAVASIYAGRIAHIRALETIKESELERWKIKQKATKLQMEVLSAQLSPHFVFNSLNAIQHYIILEDKIKSLRFLSVFGKLLRYFMGQIDKESVLVKEELQMLDWYLQLQKLRYENKLIYKISSGNIKNHPQARIPAIIVQSLIENLLEENISKSNGNSEIELGFHISPTEVKFNVMINNLSSLNHQDETSNYFKSLTPWQEYVSLLNEIRPFEIRSEVVERTAQDKSSTLKSVKLIFPNLAHK